In a single window of the Coregonus clupeaformis isolate EN_2021a chromosome 10, ASM2061545v1, whole genome shotgun sequence genome:
- the LOC121575503 gene encoding E3 SUMO-protein ligase ZBED1-like, with amino-acid sequence MTTDSGSNMVKALELNKWRRPGCFGHRLHIAIERSVQNEPRVSRATGVCKKVVSTFSYSWKKQKALTSAQDKLSLPLHELITESLTRWGSRLQMMERVLEQEKAITQVLAAGKKHSTLHPPGKTLRSLNLSRQHLSPSRISQMPCQERHT; translated from the exons ATGACTACCGACAGCGGATCGAACATGGTCAAAGCATTGGAGCTGAACAAATGGAGAAGACCAGGATGTTTCGGACACAGGCTACACATTGCTATTG AGAGGAGTGTCCAAAACGAACCTCGGGTTTCCCGGGCCACAGGAGTGTGCAAGAAAGTGGTCAGCACATTTTCCTATAGTTGGAAGAAGCAGAAGGCCCTGACGAGTGCACAGGATAAACTGAGCCTGCCCCTCCACGAGCTCATCACGGAATCCCTGACAAGGTGGGGATCTCGACTGCAGATGATGGAAAGAGtcctggagcaggaaaaggccatCACACAAGTCCTGGCAGCAGGCAAAAAACACAGCACCTTGCACCCTCCTGGCAAGACATTGAGGTCTTTGAATCTATCACGGCAGCACTTAAGCCCCTCCAGGATTTCACAGATGCCCTGTCAGGAGAGACATACGTGA